A DNA window from Helianthus annuus cultivar XRQ/B chromosome 15, HanXRQr2.0-SUNRISE, whole genome shotgun sequence contains the following coding sequences:
- the LOC110909725 gene encoding ras-related protein RABA1g-like: protein MGLIGDDDYDYLYKVVLIGDSGVGKSNLLSRFSNNKFSLDFKSTIGVDYATRRIQLGGQIIKGQIWDSAGQERYRAMTSPYYRGALGALIVYDITRKVTFENVERWLRELRDHTDQNIVVMLAGNKADLAHLRAVPTDEAKAFAEREHMFFMETSALKAINVEKAFTQLLSRIYQGKSPKPKGQMINIGSKDNQVSTGKKVSCCST from the exons ATGGGGTTGATTGGAGACGACGATTACGATTACTTGTATAAAGTAGTTCTTATCGGTGACTCAGGTGTCGGTAAATCTAACCTTTTGTCACGATTTTCCAATAACAAATTCAGCCTTGACTTCAAGTCCACGATCGGGGTTGATTACGCTACTCGTAGAATTCAACTTGGTGGCCAAATCATCAAGGGCCAAATCTGGGATTCCGCTGGACAAGAAAG ATACCGAGCCATGACGAGCCCTTACTACCGAGGAGCACTGGGTGCATTAATCGTGTACGACATCACCCGAAAAGTAACATTTGAAAATGTGGAGCGATGGCTAAGGGAGCTTCGAGATCACACGGACCAAAACATTGTGGTAATGCTTGCTGGCAACAAGGCTGATCTAGCACACTTGAGAGCCGTTCCAACGGACGAAGCCAAGGCGTTTGCGGAAAGAGAGCACATGTTTTTTATGGAAACATCGGCTCTCAAGGCGATAAACGTTGAAAAAGCTTTCACCCAGTTATTGTCGCGGATCTATCAGGGTAAGAGCCCAAAACCAAAGGGACAAATGATTAATATTGGAAGTAAAGATAATCAAGTGTCTACTGGGAAGAAAGTCTCGTGTTGCTCTACGTGA
- the LOC110910139 gene encoding phosphoenolpyruvate carboxylase-like — protein sequence MATRNLEKLASIEAQLRLLVPGKVQEDDKLIEYEALLLDKFLDIL from the exons ATGGCTACTCGAAATTTAGAGAAATTGGCATCGATTGAAGCTCAGTTGAGGCTTTTGGTTCCTGGGAAAGTACAAGAGGAtgataa a CTTATTGAGTATGAAGCTTTGCTTTTGGATAAGTTTCTTGACATTCTTTAG